A single window of Nitrospira sp. CR1.1 DNA harbors:
- a CDS encoding GIY-YIG nuclease family protein has protein sequence MITKAQIISEIKRTAQGNGGSPLGTARFETETGIRSSDWMGKFWARWGDALVEAGFQPNVLQGPRGEDDLLESLVLFARELGHFPVANEIKLKARTEPGFPWHNTFSRFGGKQKLAARVREFALTRGYEDVAQLCDPVIARLARSEPNAAEDAAVEAEPDLRYVYLLKSGRFFKVGRSNAVGRRERELAIQLPEEAKVVHSIKTDDPVGIENYWHGRFSDRRKNGEWFELTAKDVTAFKRRKFM, from the coding sequence GTGATCACCAAGGCCCAAATCATCTCGGAGATCAAGCGCACCGCGCAGGGGAACGGCGGATCTCCGCTGGGTACAGCGCGTTTTGAGACCGAGACCGGCATCAGGTCCTCGGACTGGATGGGCAAGTTCTGGGCTCGTTGGGGCGACGCTTTGGTTGAGGCTGGATTCCAGCCGAACGTCCTTCAGGGTCCGCGCGGCGAGGACGATCTGCTGGAAAGCCTCGTCCTCTTCGCCCGCGAACTCGGCCACTTTCCGGTCGCGAACGAGATCAAGTTGAAGGCCAGAACCGAGCCCGGCTTCCCGTGGCACAACACCTTCTCGCGCTTCGGCGGTAAGCAGAAGCTAGCTGCGCGGGTGCGCGAGTTCGCTCTGACGCGTGGCTACGAAGATGTAGCGCAGCTTTGTGACCCGGTGATCGCTCGTCTTGCCAGGAGCGAGCCGAATGCTGCCGAGGACGCGGCGGTGGAGGCCGAGCCGGATCTCAGGTACGTGTACTTGCTGAAGTCCGGTCGCTTTTTCAAGGTCGGCCGTTCGAACGCAGTGGGTCGGCGAGAGCGTGAGTTGGCAATTCAACTTCCCGAGGAGGCGAAGGTCGTTCACTCGATCAAGACCGATGATCCGGTGGGCATCGAGAACTACTGGCACGGTCGATTCAGTGATCGCCGGAAGAATGGTGAATGGTTTGAACTCACGGCCAAGGATGTTACCGCGTTCAAGCGGCGCAAGTTCATGTGA
- the gltD gene encoding glutamate synthase small subunit — protein sequence MGDPKGFLKYAREGPKRKPVELRVLDWKEMYEPIPEEKLKVQGARCMDCGVPFCQGNTGCPVVNLIPEWNDLVYRGRWKDALKALHTTNNFPEFTGRLCPAPCEGACVLGINSDPVSIRVLEWNIIDRGFNEGLVEPALPVRKTGKTVAIIGSGPAGLAAAQQLARAGHSVTVFEKADRIGGLLRYGIPDFKMEKWVIDRRLEQMKAEGVEFRTGVTAGVDITGDQLRQQFDAVGLTMGAEMARDLPVPGRELKGIHFAMEYLTQQNKRTAGISVSEEPITAKGKRVVIIGGGDTGSDCLGTAHRQGCSEAHQFEVLPEPPPTRAGTTPWPLWPMQLRTSHAHEEGCDRQWSVSTTKFTGHNGHVTKLHANRVKFEGGKFVPMPNTAFELDADLVLLAMGFTGPVRNGFLDSLGVNCDARGCVTVNENFMTNLDGVFAGGDTKRGASLIVWAIAEGRKMAAGVDKYLQANKSAKTGR from the coding sequence ATGGGTGATCCGAAAGGCTTTTTGAAATACGCGCGTGAGGGACCGAAGCGCAAACCGGTCGAGTTGCGCGTGCTCGACTGGAAAGAAATGTACGAGCCCATCCCTGAGGAAAAGCTCAAGGTGCAAGGCGCGCGCTGCATGGATTGCGGTGTGCCTTTTTGCCAGGGCAATACCGGCTGTCCTGTCGTGAATCTCATTCCCGAGTGGAACGATCTCGTCTATCGCGGGCGCTGGAAAGATGCGCTCAAGGCGTTGCACACCACGAACAATTTTCCGGAATTCACCGGCCGTCTCTGCCCTGCGCCCTGCGAAGGCGCCTGCGTGCTGGGCATCAACAGCGACCCGGTGTCGATCCGCGTGCTCGAATGGAACATCATCGATCGCGGCTTCAACGAAGGCCTGGTTGAGCCGGCCTTGCCAGTCAGAAAAACGGGCAAGACGGTCGCCATCATCGGGTCTGGTCCGGCCGGTCTGGCGGCTGCGCAGCAGTTGGCGCGCGCCGGTCATAGCGTCACCGTGTTCGAGAAGGCCGATCGTATCGGCGGGTTGCTGCGGTACGGCATCCCCGATTTCAAGATGGAAAAGTGGGTGATTGACCGGCGGTTGGAGCAGATGAAAGCCGAGGGCGTGGAATTCAGAACCGGTGTGACGGCGGGAGTCGATATCACCGGTGACCAGTTGCGCCAACAGTTCGATGCGGTGGGGTTGACCATGGGCGCGGAAATGGCGCGCGATCTGCCGGTGCCGGGTCGTGAACTCAAGGGCATCCATTTCGCCATGGAATACCTTACGCAGCAGAACAAGCGGACGGCAGGGATCTCCGTGTCCGAGGAGCCGATCACCGCCAAGGGGAAGCGCGTGGTGATCATCGGAGGCGGCGACACCGGGTCCGATTGCCTGGGAACCGCGCATCGCCAGGGCTGCAGTGAAGCGCATCAGTTCGAAGTGCTGCCGGAGCCACCGCCCACGCGTGCGGGCACGACTCCGTGGCCGCTCTGGCCGATGCAACTCCGCACCTCGCATGCACACGAAGAAGGCTGCGATCGTCAGTGGAGTGTGTCCACTACTAAATTCACCGGTCACAACGGGCATGTCACCAAGCTGCATGCCAATCGTGTGAAGTTCGAAGGCGGTAAGTTCGTCCCCATGCCCAATACGGCCTTTGAACTGGATGCGGATCTTGTGCTCCTCGCCATGGGCTTCACAGGCCCGGTGCGCAACGGATTCCTCGACAGCCTTGGCGTGAATTGTGACGCGCGCGGCTGCGTGACCGTCAACGAGAACTTCATGACCAACCTCGACGGCGTCTTTGCCGGCGGCGATACCAAGCGCGGCGCCTCCCTCATCGTCTGGGCCATCGCCGAAGGGCGCAAGATGGCGGCAGGCGTGGATAAGTATCTGCAAGCCAACAAGTCTGCGAAAACAGGCCGCTGA
- the gltB gene encoding glutamate synthase large subunit: MNVPGLPPKQGLYDPQHEKDSCGVGFVVDIKGQRSHRIVEQGLQVLESLTHRGAQGCDPCTGDGAGILLQVPHEFFKRAAKDSGIKLPGAGEYGVGMVFLPPDADARAQCETVFTRVIKDAGAKLLGWRDVPVKSDAIGPVARSTEPFMRQVFIARGIFTDEEFERRLYVIRKCAERAVRESAIEGRDYFYIPSLSSSTIVFKGLLLPHQIPQYYQDLTDSSLTSAMALVHSRFSTNTFPTWPLAHPYRYICHNGEINTLKGNVNWMRARQGRLNSELFGEDMKKLFPIVYENQSDSASLDNALEFLVLGGRSLPHAMMMLIPEPWVANPQMDLDRRGFYEYHAAMQEPWDGPAAVCFTDGKLIGATLDRNGLRPCRYQVTTDGLVVLASEAGVLPMDPQRIRQKGRLMPGRMFLVDTEQGRIIDDEEVKADIVRRKPYRSWVTEHRISLDELPDPINVPQPDHPTIRQRQQAFGYTIEELKMVITPMVVEGQEAISSMGTDTPLAVLSERPQLLFKYFKQLFAQVTNPPIDPIREELVMSLTTSIGPKPNLMDEHPESARRIRVKQPILTNADLHKIREIADPHFKSKTLKMLFRVAEGPEGLGAAVDDLCRQASQAIREGYKFLILSDRGVNAEWAPIPSLLGVAAVHHHLVRECTRTEVGLTVETGEPRDVHHFACLIGFGAGTVNPYLVFESLVDLERDGYFPEGLDSATAEGKFIKAINKGLLKIFSKMGISTVQSYCGAQIFEAIGLNHELIDRYFTGTPSRIEGIGVREIGEETLRRHRVAYEPVPIRQLDFGGEIHYRIQGEHHNWNPDTIYKLQHATKNNDPKTFAEFSQLVNDESKRRSNLRGLLEFKFLPEPIALDEVEPAKDIVKRFTTGAMSFGSISREAHETLAIAMNRLGAKSNTGEGGEDPERFAPLPNGDSRNSYIKQVASARFGVTSHYLVNAKELQIKMAQGAKPGEGGQLPGHKVDENIARLRYSTPGVQLISPPPHHDIYSIEDLAQLIFDLKNANSDAAVSVKLVSEVGVGTVAAGVAKAHADKVLISGDSGGTGASPLSSIKYAGVPWELGLAETHQTLVLNDLRGRIRVETDGQMKTGRDVAIAALLGAEEYGFATAPLIIEGCIMMRKCHLNTCPVGIATQDPVLRKKFTGQPEHVVNFFFFIAEELRQIMAKLGFRTINEMVGRVDKLKIHKAVEHWKAKGLDLTPLLKMPEVGPEVPRYCVQKQDHGIAEILDRTLIEECAPAIAQGQKVTLELPIRNLNRTVGTMLSSQVSKKYGQEGLPADTITIKFNGSAGQSFGAFLSRGITLILEGESNDYIGKGLSGGKIIVFPPKNAIYTPEETILVGNTSLYGGTQGEAYFYGMAGERFAVRNSGVRAVVEGTGDHGCEYMTGGVVAVLGRTGRNFAAGMSGGVAFVLNELDKFQSRCNLGMVELEPVVSDEDKRLLHDMITSHFLYTGSRNAKRILDGWEAILPKFVKVMPIDYKRVLAERKAAAAKVQK; the protein is encoded by the coding sequence ATGAATGTACCAGGGCTTCCTCCCAAACAAGGGCTTTATGATCCGCAGCACGAGAAAGACTCGTGCGGAGTCGGATTTGTCGTCGATATCAAGGGCCAACGCTCGCATCGGATCGTGGAGCAGGGACTTCAGGTTTTAGAAAGCCTGACCCACCGCGGCGCGCAGGGGTGCGATCCCTGTACCGGAGACGGCGCAGGCATCCTGCTTCAAGTCCCGCATGAGTTCTTCAAGCGTGCCGCAAAGGACAGCGGGATCAAGTTGCCCGGAGCGGGAGAGTATGGCGTCGGCATGGTGTTTTTGCCACCCGATGCCGATGCCCGCGCGCAGTGCGAGACGGTGTTCACTCGGGTGATCAAGGACGCGGGCGCGAAGCTGCTGGGCTGGCGCGATGTGCCGGTCAAGAGCGATGCCATCGGACCGGTTGCGCGCAGCACTGAGCCGTTCATGCGGCAGGTCTTTATCGCTCGCGGTATTTTCACGGATGAGGAATTCGAGCGGCGCTTGTACGTCATCCGCAAGTGCGCGGAGCGGGCGGTGCGCGAATCCGCCATTGAAGGCCGCGACTATTTTTATATCCCGAGTTTGTCCAGCAGCACCATCGTGTTCAAAGGGCTCCTGCTCCCGCACCAGATCCCGCAGTATTATCAGGATCTCACCGACAGCAGCCTGACGAGCGCCATGGCCCTCGTCCACTCCCGCTTCAGCACGAATACGTTTCCCACCTGGCCGCTGGCTCATCCCTATCGCTACATTTGCCACAATGGCGAGATCAACACGTTGAAGGGCAATGTCAATTGGATGCGCGCGCGGCAGGGGCGGCTGAATTCCGAGCTGTTCGGCGAGGACATGAAAAAGCTCTTCCCGATCGTCTACGAGAATCAGAGCGACTCGGCCAGCCTGGATAACGCCTTGGAATTTCTGGTGCTCGGCGGCCGATCACTGCCGCACGCGATGATGATGTTGATCCCGGAACCGTGGGTCGCCAATCCGCAGATGGATCTGGATCGCCGTGGGTTCTATGAGTACCACGCCGCGATGCAGGAACCCTGGGATGGCCCCGCGGCTGTCTGTTTCACCGACGGCAAACTGATCGGTGCCACATTGGACCGGAACGGGTTGCGCCCATGCCGGTATCAAGTGACGACCGATGGATTGGTCGTGTTGGCTTCTGAAGCCGGTGTCTTGCCGATGGACCCGCAGCGCATCCGTCAAAAGGGCCGTTTGATGCCGGGCCGCATGTTCCTGGTCGATACCGAGCAGGGCCGCATCATCGACGACGAGGAAGTCAAAGCCGATATCGTTCGTCGCAAGCCGTATCGGTCCTGGGTCACCGAGCATCGCATTTCCCTGGATGAGTTACCCGATCCGATCAACGTGCCGCAGCCTGACCATCCCACGATTCGGCAGCGTCAACAGGCGTTCGGGTACACCATCGAAGAACTGAAGATGGTCATCACCCCGATGGTGGTGGAGGGGCAGGAAGCCATCTCCTCGATGGGCACGGACACGCCGCTTGCGGTGTTGTCTGAACGGCCGCAGCTGCTCTTCAAATACTTCAAGCAACTGTTTGCACAGGTGACGAATCCGCCGATCGATCCGATCCGCGAAGAACTCGTGATGTCGCTCACCACCAGCATCGGCCCCAAGCCCAATCTGATGGACGAGCATCCGGAATCGGCCCGCCGTATCCGGGTGAAACAGCCGATTTTGACGAATGCCGATCTGCACAAGATCCGCGAGATTGCCGATCCGCATTTCAAGAGCAAGACGTTGAAGATGTTGTTCCGCGTGGCCGAAGGTCCGGAAGGATTGGGGGCTGCGGTGGATGATCTCTGCCGGCAGGCGTCGCAAGCGATTCGTGAAGGCTACAAATTCCTCATCCTCAGCGATCGCGGGGTGAATGCGGAATGGGCGCCGATCCCGAGTCTGCTCGGTGTGGCGGCGGTCCATCACCATCTGGTGCGGGAATGCACGAGAACCGAGGTCGGCCTGACGGTGGAAACCGGCGAGCCGCGCGACGTGCATCATTTCGCCTGCTTGATCGGCTTCGGCGCCGGGACTGTGAATCCCTATCTGGTCTTCGAATCGCTCGTGGACCTGGAGCGCGACGGGTATTTCCCGGAAGGATTGGACTCGGCGACCGCCGAGGGCAAGTTCATCAAAGCCATTAACAAAGGCCTGCTCAAGATTTTCTCGAAGATGGGTATCTCCACGGTGCAGTCGTACTGCGGCGCGCAGATTTTCGAAGCGATCGGGCTCAATCACGAATTGATTGATCGATACTTCACCGGCACGCCGTCGAGGATCGAAGGTATCGGCGTTCGTGAGATCGGGGAAGAGACGTTGCGCCGTCACCGGGTGGCCTATGAGCCGGTCCCGATTCGTCAGCTGGATTTCGGCGGCGAGATTCACTACCGGATTCAGGGCGAGCACCACAACTGGAATCCGGATACCATCTATAAGCTGCAGCATGCGACGAAGAATAACGATCCCAAGACATTCGCTGAGTTCTCCCAATTGGTGAATGACGAGAGCAAACGTCGCTCGAACCTGCGCGGCCTGCTGGAGTTCAAGTTTCTCCCTGAGCCGATCGCGTTGGACGAAGTGGAGCCGGCCAAGGACATCGTCAAACGCTTCACCACCGGAGCCATGTCGTTCGGTTCTATCAGTAGAGAAGCGCATGAGACGTTGGCCATCGCCATGAACCGGCTGGGCGCCAAGAGCAACACAGGCGAAGGAGGCGAAGATCCGGAACGATTCGCGCCGCTCCCGAACGGGGACTCCCGCAACAGCTACATCAAGCAGGTGGCGTCGGCGCGATTCGGGGTCACGAGCCATTACCTCGTGAACGCCAAGGAACTGCAAATCAAGATGGCGCAGGGCGCCAAGCCCGGTGAAGGCGGTCAGTTGCCAGGTCACAAGGTCGATGAGAACATCGCGCGGCTACGCTACTCCACGCCCGGCGTGCAGCTTATTTCACCGCCGCCGCACCATGACATCTATTCCATCGAAGACCTGGCGCAGCTCATCTTCGACTTGAAGAATGCCAATTCCGATGCGGCCGTCTCGGTGAAGCTGGTCTCCGAAGTCGGCGTCGGCACGGTAGCCGCCGGAGTGGCCAAGGCCCATGCGGACAAGGTGCTCATCAGCGGCGATTCAGGCGGGACCGGCGCCTCTCCGCTTTCCTCCATCAAGTACGCCGGTGTGCCTTGGGAATTGGGATTGGCGGAAACGCATCAAACGCTGGTGCTCAACGATTTGCGCGGACGGATTCGGGTAGAGACCGACGGCCAGATGAAGACCGGGCGTGATGTGGCCATTGCGGCGCTGTTGGGGGCGGAAGAATACGGATTTGCCACGGCACCGCTCATCATCGAAGGCTGCATCATGATGCGGAAATGCCACCTCAATACCTGCCCTGTCGGCATTGCAACTCAGGATCCGGTCTTGCGCAAGAAGTTTACCGGCCAGCCGGAGCATGTCGTCAATTTCTTCTTCTTTATCGCCGAAGAGTTGCGGCAGATCATGGCGAAGCTGGGATTCCGCACCATTAATGAAATGGTCGGGCGCGTGGACAAGCTCAAGATCCACAAGGCCGTCGAACATTGGAAGGCCAAGGGTCTGGATCTGACGCCGTTGCTGAAGATGCCTGAAGTCGGTCCTGAAGTGCCGCGGTATTGCGTGCAGAAGCAGGATCACGGCATTGCCGAGATTTTGGACCGCACGCTTATCGAAGAATGCGCACCGGCGATTGCTCAGGGTCAAAAAGTGACCCTCGAACTGCCGATCCGGAATCTGAACCGGACTGTGGGCACCATGTTGTCGAGCCAGGTCTCAAAGAAATACGGCCAGGAGGGATTGCCTGCTGACACGATCACAATTAAGTTCAACGGATCGGCCGGCCAGTCATTCGGGGCATTTCTCTCGCGCGGCATCACCCTGATCCTCGAAGGCGAGTCCAACGACTATATCGGCAAGGGATTGTCGGGCGGCAAGATTATCGTCTTCCCTCCGAAGAATGCGATTTACACGCCGGAAGAAACCATTCTCGTCGGTAATACGTCGCTCTATGGCGGCACGCAGGGCGAAGCCTATTTTTATGGTATGGCCGGCGAACGGTTCGCGGTGCGAAACAGCGGTGTGCGTGCCGTCGTCGAGGGAACCGGCGACCACGGGTGTGAATATATGACCGGCGGAGTCGTGGCAGTCTTGGGCCGCACCGGTAGGAATTTCGCCGCCGGTATGTCAGGCGGGGTGGCGTTTGTCTTAAACGAGTTGGATAAGTTCCAGTCTCGTTGCAACTTGGGCATGGTCGAGCTGGAGCCGGTTGTCAGCGACGAGGATAAGCGGCTGTTGCACGACATGATCACGTCGCACTTCCTCTATACCGGCAGCCGCAATGCCAAGCGTATTCTGGATGGTTGGGAGGCGATCCTGCCCAAGTTTGTGAAGGTCATGCCGATCGATTATAAGCGGGTGCTAGCCGAGCGGAAGGCCGCTGCAGCCAAAGTGCAAAAATAG
- a CDS encoding DUF1015 family protein, producing MAHVIPFHGTLYNPTTIGDVKQVVAPPYDIIDSTLQKTLHDRHPNNVIRLELGYEQAGDMPGNNKYTRATAALTDWLKTGALRKDSQPAVYYHTIEYRPPYSAPGTPTKVFKGFLSTVELEEFGSGKIYPHENTRAAAKTDRLNLLEACRANFSAIISLYSDPQNEVLTLLEQSIATEKPRIDFQDDEGFRQQLWSVTDAKVLAKVVQIMHTKQLFIADGHHRYETALNYRKSRRQQAGAATSPQPYDNVLMLFASLEDKGLTVLPTHRVLTTPVPATKDLLGKFDPVFEVTALPFQAGNESQVRAQFIDRLRSQGQSVPMFGLALKNDSNYYLLTLRESHRPTASASPRDRLDVSLLQQHVIATLCPSQQEQEAMVYSKDDHEALNWVRQGKGTAALLLNPTKVAEVKAVASAGERMPHKSTYFFPKPLTGLVMNVMEG from the coding sequence ATGGCACACGTCATCCCCTTTCACGGCACCCTCTATAATCCCACGACGATCGGCGACGTCAAGCAGGTGGTCGCACCGCCTTACGACATTATCGACAGCACGCTGCAAAAGACGTTGCACGACCGCCACCCGAACAATGTCATCCGCCTGGAACTCGGCTACGAACAAGCGGGCGACATGCCTGGCAACAATAAGTACACCCGCGCCACGGCTGCCCTTACCGACTGGCTGAAGACCGGGGCCCTCCGCAAGGACTCCCAGCCGGCAGTCTACTACCACACCATCGAATACCGGCCGCCCTACTCTGCACCCGGCACACCGACCAAGGTCTTCAAAGGATTCCTGTCGACGGTGGAGCTTGAAGAATTCGGTTCGGGCAAGATCTATCCGCACGAGAACACCCGCGCGGCGGCGAAAACCGACCGGCTCAATCTCCTCGAAGCCTGCCGCGCCAATTTCAGCGCCATCATTTCGCTGTATTCGGACCCCCAGAACGAGGTCCTCACCTTGCTCGAACAGTCGATCGCTACGGAGAAACCGCGCATCGATTTCCAGGACGACGAGGGATTCCGGCAGCAGTTGTGGAGTGTCACCGATGCGAAGGTCCTCGCAAAGGTCGTCCAGATCATGCACACGAAACAACTGTTCATCGCCGACGGCCATCATCGGTACGAAACGGCTCTCAACTACCGCAAATCCAGACGGCAACAGGCTGGAGCCGCCACCTCACCACAACCTTACGACAACGTGCTGATGCTGTTCGCGAGCCTGGAGGACAAGGGCCTGACCGTGCTGCCGACCCATCGTGTCCTGACGACACCGGTTCCGGCGACGAAGGATCTGCTGGGGAAATTCGATCCGGTGTTTGAGGTCACTGCACTCCCCTTTCAAGCAGGCAATGAATCGCAGGTGCGCGCGCAATTCATCGACCGGCTACGCAGCCAGGGACAGTCCGTGCCGATGTTCGGCTTAGCCCTAAAGAACGATTCAAATTATTACCTGCTGACCCTACGGGAATCCCATCGCCCCACGGCGTCCGCGTCACCGCGCGATCGCCTGGACGTGTCGCTCCTACAGCAGCATGTGATTGCCACGCTCTGCCCGAGCCAGCAGGAGCAGGAAGCCATGGTGTATTCGAAAGATGACCACGAAGCACTGAATTGGGTGCGCCAGGGAAAAGGCACGGCTGCCCTCCTGCTCAACCCGACGAAGGTGGCCGAAGTCAAAGCGGTCGCCTCAGCGGGCGAACGGATGCCCCACAAGTCGACCTACTTCTTTCCCAAGCCGCTGACAGGCCTGGTCATGAATGTGATGGAAGGCTAA
- a CDS encoding response regulator, giving the protein MKAKVLIVDDDQDIVTMLQDRLDAGGYKTLTAGDGQRGLELIEQESPNLVLLDLYLPRLKGMDVLKRMAQNKQCEDIPVIVMTAAGTIPDAVEAMRHGAYDFLTKPLEKDHLLIVIQKALERDSLKRQVAALKSDVQNRYATIVGDSPKIRSIIESAQRAAKSDASILLLGESGTGKELFARSIHQWSPRQSMPMVVINCVALTETLLENELFGHERGAFTGADRLQKGKLEMAEGGTVFLDEIGDMPLPLQAKLLRVLQDKEFQRVGGTRSVSVNIRFVAATNKDLRQSVKAGQFREDLFFRLNVVSFTLPPLRERSEDIVQLAEFFLKRHAYEAKRPGVTLSAAARAALTHYSWPGNIRELDNVLSRAVVLSPHDVIEPEFLALSPDDAAGKGGADHALPYMNLTYHESMEAHSAYIIDRALEKAAGNQTKAAEFLDLQRTYLARLIKQRKPTPAE; this is encoded by the coding sequence ATGAAGGCCAAGGTACTCATAGTCGATGACGATCAAGACATCGTGACGATGTTACAGGATCGCCTTGATGCGGGCGGATACAAAACGCTCACCGCCGGCGACGGCCAACGTGGGCTTGAACTCATCGAACAGGAATCACCCAATCTGGTTCTGCTGGATCTGTACCTACCGCGCCTCAAAGGCATGGACGTCCTGAAACGCATGGCCCAGAACAAGCAATGCGAAGACATTCCGGTGATCGTCATGACCGCTGCCGGCACGATTCCCGACGCGGTCGAAGCCATGCGCCACGGCGCGTATGACTTTCTGACCAAGCCGTTGGAAAAAGATCACCTGCTGATCGTGATTCAAAAAGCGCTGGAACGGGACTCGTTAAAGCGACAGGTCGCCGCCCTCAAGTCCGACGTGCAGAACCGCTATGCCACCATTGTCGGAGACAGTCCGAAGATCAGGAGCATCATCGAATCAGCCCAGCGCGCCGCCAAGTCGGATGCCAGCATTCTCCTGCTGGGAGAAAGCGGGACCGGCAAGGAACTCTTCGCACGATCCATCCATCAGTGGAGCCCGCGGCAGAGCATGCCCATGGTCGTCATCAACTGCGTGGCCCTCACCGAAACGCTGCTCGAGAACGAACTCTTCGGCCACGAACGCGGCGCCTTCACCGGAGCGGATCGGCTGCAGAAGGGCAAACTTGAAATGGCGGAGGGCGGGACGGTCTTTCTCGACGAGATCGGGGACATGCCCCTGCCGTTGCAGGCGAAGCTTCTGCGAGTGCTGCAGGACAAGGAGTTTCAACGGGTCGGCGGCACACGGTCGGTGTCGGTCAACATTCGCTTCGTGGCGGCTACCAACAAGGATCTCCGGCAATCGGTCAAGGCCGGACAGTTCCGGGAGGATCTCTTCTTTCGGCTCAACGTCGTCAGCTTTACGCTCCCTCCCTTGCGGGAACGGAGCGAAGACATCGTCCAGCTCGCGGAATTTTTCCTCAAGCGGCATGCCTACGAGGCAAAGCGCCCCGGCGTGACCCTGAGTGCGGCGGCCAGGGCCGCGCTGACGCACTACTCCTGGCCCGGCAACATCCGCGAACTCGACAATGTCCTGTCGCGCGCAGTCGTGCTCAGCCCGCATGACGTGATCGAACCGGAATTTCTGGCCTTGTCCCCCGATGACGCGGCAGGCAAAGGCGGGGCCGATCATGCGCTTCCCTATATGAATCTCACCTACCATGAGTCCATGGAGGCGCACAGTGCCTATATCATCGATCGGGCATTGGAAAAAGCGGCGGGAAATCAGACGAAGGCGGCGGAATTTCTGGACCTGCAGCGTACCTATCTCGCGCGCCTGATCAAGCAGCGTAAGCCTACGCCAGCGGAATAA
- a CDS encoding NTP transferase domain-containing protein produces the protein MKAMILAAGLGTRLRPLTDTTPKPLLPVAGTPMIVWNLLLLKRHGIRDVIINLHHLGTMISQALGDGRALGMRIVYSHEPVILGTGGGIKQAEPHFNGEPVLILNGDTLFELDLGALIAFHVAQQAAATLVLRQDPEAARWGLVEVTDRGEVVRITGRGLSEPIPTTARMFAGIHILHPRLLRYLPVGKECSIIDAYVKGIQDGERIVGFDFDGFWSDVGTPERYAQVEQDAAAGRLSLSARSASN, from the coding sequence ATGAAGGCGATGATTCTTGCAGCCGGCCTTGGCACTCGGCTGAGACCGCTGACCGATACCACCCCGAAACCGCTCCTTCCGGTCGCCGGCACGCCGATGATCGTCTGGAACCTGCTGCTTCTGAAGCGGCATGGCATTCGTGACGTCATCATCAACCTGCATCATCTGGGCACGATGATTTCGCAAGCCCTGGGCGACGGCCGCGCGCTGGGGATGCGAATCGTCTATTCGCACGAGCCGGTCATTCTCGGCACCGGCGGGGGAATCAAGCAGGCGGAACCGCATTTCAATGGTGAACCGGTGTTGATTCTGAACGGCGACACGCTGTTCGAACTGGATCTCGGCGCATTGATCGCGTTTCATGTGGCGCAACAGGCTGCGGCGACCCTGGTGTTGCGGCAGGACCCTGAAGCCGCACGGTGGGGACTGGTCGAGGTGACGGATCGGGGTGAAGTGGTTCGGATTACCGGACGTGGGTTGTCTGAGCCAATCCCGACGACCGCACGCATGTTTGCGGGCATCCACATTCTCCATCCCCGTTTGTTGCGGTACCTGCCAGTTGGCAAGGAATGTTCGATCATCGATGCCTACGTGAAAGGCATTCAGGATGGAGAGCGAATCGTAGGATTTGATTTCGACGGATTCTGGAGCGACGTGGGAACGCCGGAACGTTACGCACAAGTTGAGCAGGACGCGGCGGCGGGACGACTCAGTCTGTCTGCTCGCTCAGCGAGTAACTAA